TCGGAATCTTCAACCAGGCGTTTGGCAATAACATAGATAACCGAGAATCCGTTTTCAATGATTGTTTTAAGCTCATATCCAAGACGGTCGCTCACAACACCAGGTAACGGATCTCCGTAGATCCTTTTTGCACGAGAACGAACGCACGCTTGCAGTTCATCATCCGAACCGTCAATATGAGGGAGAAACATACTATTTGGAATCGGCTGTAAAACTTCTATACTATCGGCGATGCGGCTCGGATTGATCACGACTACTTCGTGTGCTTTTTTCTCCCCCAGATAAGAAAACTCGTCAAGCATCTCATCAGTTGTCCTCAAATACAACGGTGCCTGATCATCGGCGTTCTTCGCACCGCGTCCATGCATAAGAATGCGGCGATAGACTTCGTCTTCGGGGTCGCAGAAGTACACGTTTCCAGCGGCGCAAACAGGAATGTTTAATTCCTCTCCCAAGCCAACTGCAACTCGGTTGTATTCCATAAGTTGCTCTTGCGTTATCGTTCTGTCGTTTTCAAACACAGAACGGTATGTATCGATCGGTTGTATCTCTAAATAGTCGTAGTATTCTGCAATTCTGCGAAGTTCTTCCCGCGGTTTCTCATCAATCACGGCTCGAAACAGTTCTCCAGACGTGCAACACCCGATAAACAAACCGTCACGCAATTCGTTCAATTTTTCCTTTGTAACGCAGGGCGTGTTCTTGTAAAGGTTTTTAATATGCGACCACGACACCAGTTTATACAGATTCTTCAGTCCTTTTTGACTCTTAGCCAAAAGAACTGCGCAAGACTGAAAACCCGTTTCGGCGTCACGTATAATCGCTTCCATGCCGTAAATCACTTTGATTGGCGTTCCCTTATTCGCAAGCTGTTCGGCAATTCGAAATGCCTCGGGAAACGCCTGTACCACATAATTATCTGTGATGGCGACCGCTTTATGTCCAAACTCAACTGCACGACAGATCAACGCTTCGGGAGAGGATACTCCATCCATGGCTGACATTTTGGTGTGCAGATGCAGCTCGACTCTTTTTGTGTCAGCATTATCTTTTCGTTCAGTTCGGGCTTTGTAAAGACTATATTTCATTGAGGTTTCCTCCCATATCATTTTCTTGTTCCAAAATTCATAAAAACGGTCCCGGTATTACCATGACGATCCCGGCAATTATGGTTTAGCTGCTTTTTTATAACATTTCCCAATAGAAGATCCGATAAATACAAACATACCTTATTTTCGCAGCTTTTTATGATCCGGCATCACGTATTCCATCGCTTTTATGCTCCTGATTTGCGGCTAAATATATAATACCATATAAAATGCACCATTTTTGGTTCCTGATATAAGCTTTAATATTGATAAAGCTCATATTGTCATGTTAAAATGAAAGCAGCGCCGCAGTGGAGGTTATTATGCTTAATTTTTCCAAATCCAAATATTGCGGTCTTTGGCAATGCCCGAAGATCGCATGGCTCCAAAAGTATAAGCCGGAAGAAATGCACATAGAAAGTGACGTTACGGCACGTCTTGCGGCAGGCAACGAAGTCGGCGATCTTGCTATGGGGATTTTCGGTGATTATGTTGATGTCACATCATATGAGGGAGAAAAGATCGATCTTTCCAAGATGATCGATAACACACGCATTGAAATGTTGAAAGAAACGCCTGTAATATGCGAAGCATCGTTTGCTTATGAGGGATTATACTGCGCCGTTGATATATTACGGCGGGAAAACGGCGGCTGGGCTATCTATGAAGTAAAAAGCTCTACTCATGATGACAAAGAAGTCTATTACGCCGACGTATCTTATCAAAAATATGTGTTGGAGCACTGCGGCGTAAAGGTGACCGGAACATATTTAGTATATTTGAACGGAGCGTATGTTTTTGACGGAGAACTTAGGCTTGACGAGTTGTTTCGTATAACTGACATATCTGATAATATTAAGAGCGAATGGGCTCAGATAGAAGCGAATATCAAAACCGCTCAGGTAATGTTGGAAAGTGCCGAAGAGCCTGCTCTCGATTTGTCTGTTCGCTGTAAGTCGCCTTACATGTGCAATTTCTGGGGATATTGCACACGCGATTTGCCTAAACCGTCTGTTTTCGATCTGTATAACTTATTCTTTGCAAAAAAACTTGCCTGCTACAAAGCAGGGCTCATTTCCTTTGAATCGCTGGAACGCTCCGGACGGATCAGTAATGACAAGCAAATGAGGCAAATTGATTTTGCGCTTCATAAAAGGGAAACTCATATAGACAAGCAAAACATCAAACGCTTCTTGAACGGTCTGTCATATCCCCTGTACTTTCTCGATTTTGAGACGATGCAGCCGGTCATTCCCAAATATATAGGAACGAAGCCGTATGCTCAAATTCCTTTTCAGTATTCTCTGCATTACATTGAACATGACGGCGGCGAGCTTCTGCACAAAGAGTTCCTCGCCGAGCCTGGGACCGATCCAAGGCGAGCTCTTGCAGAAAGGCTATGCGAAGATATCCCGATGAACGTATGTATCACGGCGTATAACAAAACTTTTGAATGCACACGCATCAAAGAACTTGCCGAGATCTTCCCGGATCTTTCCGAGCACTTGCTGAATATATGTGATCATATAGTCGATCTGCTTGTTCCGTTCCGGTCCGGCTGGTATTATAACCGTGCAATGGGCGGAAGTTTTTCGATCAAGAGTGTGCTTCCGGCGATTTTTCCCGATGATCCGTCGCTTGATTATCATAACCTTGAAGGCATTCATAACGGCGGTGAAGCGATGAACGCTTTCCCGGCGATGGAAGAAATGACGGCCAAAGAGCAAAAAATAACGCGCCGAAATCTGCTCAAATACTGTGAACTCGACACCTATGCAATGGTCAAGGTGTGGAAGGAATTGAGACGGGCAGCAGAATAATAAAAGTCATTACTGCTTTGATTTTGCATATCTTTGCCGCATATCCCACCTAACGATCCATTCCGCGATCCCGATCCTTCGCGATATGTAAGGACAGAGAAGAAGAGCATTTTCCTCCTTATATTTTTCAACGAGGCTATTAACGGCGGCGTTGATCCCTTTACATGAAACGCCGCCGTTTTCCTGCAATACGGATTCAAATTCATAAATCATAGTTTTCATTTAGCAATCCTTATTTGATGCATGATCAACAACTTTTGCCGATCGATTTTATGATAGTATTTTTTGATCAAGTTGACATTATCCGGCGACGGATCTTTCACTAACAACGGCTTCCCCTCATAATGCAGATCACGCATTTTCCCGAAATCATCCCAAAAGCAAACCGTATCGATAAAACGTATTGCACAGTTATCCTCGTCTGCTGCTGCGGCGGATCTTCGATTCAAATGATCCTTTAGGCACCTTTTAAACGAGCTTGTAGCTCCCATTCCATCGGTAGCACGAGCAAGCTCACTTGTGCGGTTGCATTCCTCTTTTGCTTCATACCGCTCCAAACCGTAATTCGCCCCGCTTTTTGATCCATCAAAAAAGGATATCTTATTTTCCTCCTCGCAGCGTCTCATAACTGAAGAGTAGTCGTAAGCCGCTTCTTCTACTGTCCCGTCTTTATTGACTCGAACTGCTGATATCTTTGTCGAAACGACGTTCGATTTGACCTGATATTTCAAATTATCAACGATCACTTCGGCATACAGTTTTGTACATTGACCCGCCGCGACCGGCGGGTCAATGTCATCTGTTGAGGCGTACAGCAAAAGGATCCTAACAGCTGAAGCTAACGCGTGTGAGTCACATGTTTCGATCAGCGCAACTGTTTTAGGAAGCTGCATATCAAAATGCGTGATCGATCCGAAATTATCGATCGTGAGCCGTTTGATATACATGGTCCCGGATCAGATTACGACTGGGATGACCCGGCAGCTGTGCTTGATGCGGCCGATATCTGCCGCGGTGAGGATCCCTTTTTCAGACAGTTCGGACGCAATGGATTCAAACAAATCATGGTTGACAGACAGGATCTCTTTTGTTTTTCTGTACCATCGTTCCAATTCGGACGATACCGCCTGTTCCTGTTTCGATCTGAGTTCCGAAGAATCGTCGAAACCGTTGCTGTGTAAACTGAAGCCGCATACACAGTTCTCTGTAACAAGATCCCAAACAGAACCGAATGCATGATCAAGATCGTTCGAAGACCCGACGTCAACGATCCCGTATTTCTGCTCCAATGCCGCTATGCCTCCAAGCGATCCGCAAATATGTGCATATCTGGTTTCTGTAGAATGCCTTGCATTGCTTCGATAGTATGAAGTAAATCCGCTGGACTGCCCTTCGCTGCTGTAAGCCGAGATAAGCGTCACGGTACCGGGATCCAATACTTCTGCAACGGTTGCATGGCCCGCTTCATGATACACGATACGCGCTCTTTTATCTTTTCCATTTGAAAGATCTGTTTTAGGTGCGGCAACGTTCATCACTTCATTAGGCACATCATAAACAGTATGCAGGCACGCTTTCATAAAATGCTCCATCGTTATTGCATCTGAGCGTTCAAAGCCTGCGTAAAGCCCGGCTTCATTGATGACAGTCTCCAGTTCTGCACAGGAACGGTCGTCCATGATTTTTGCAACTACGGCGGCGTCAATGTCGCCGACAAATTTCTTATTTTTTATGTAATGGTTGATGATCTTCACCGCATCTTCACCGCGAGGATTATTAACTTCGATCACACGATCAAACCGTCCGGCGCGAAGAAGCGAACGCGGCAGAGCGCGAAGACTGTTTGCAGTAGCGAGGACAAATACTTCCTTTCCCTTGATATCGTCAATACACGACTGAACGGTAACGTATTCTTCCGCATCGGGGTGACGATCGTCTCCGTTTGTGAACTTATCCATATCGTCAAGAAACACAATGGAAGGCGCTGCGGCTTTTGCATCCGTAAACGTCTTTTTAATTGCCTTGATGAAATCACCGTTGGGCTTATCTTTACGGCAGATGAAAGCCTTACGTCCGCTTTCGGCGATCACAGCGCTTGACATCAGCGTTTTTCCGACTCCGGGATCTCCGTGAAGCAGAAGTCCGCGCGGAGAAGTTACGCCCAGCTTTTTATACACTTCGTTATTTGCAAGAACGTCGCTTATCTGTATAAGTTCCCGTTTGATCGCTTCGTAGCCGATGATCTTTTCAAACTCTTTCACTTTCAAAACCTCTCTTATCATTCTTATTTCGTAGATATATTATCGTTTGTAGCGCACCTGATTTGGTGCTTAAGAAGCAAATCCTATAGTACGTTTCTTTAACTCGCTTTTTACAGCCGGGATCTCTATATCTTCATCTTTAAGGGACATAAGCGTTTTTGCGTCTACGAGATCCGGATCCATTGCGAGAATTCGGTTTGCCTGATTCATTTTAGATATTTCAAGCAGATTTCTGACGAATCTTCCGTTGCCGAAATCCGTCCTTGTTCTTGCGCTTTCAAACACGACCGACAA
This Clostridia bacterium DNA region includes the following protein-coding sequences:
- a CDS encoding DUF2779 domain-containing protein, translating into MLNFSKSKYCGLWQCPKIAWLQKYKPEEMHIESDVTARLAAGNEVGDLAMGIFGDYVDVTSYEGEKIDLSKMIDNTRIEMLKETPVICEASFAYEGLYCAVDILRRENGGWAIYEVKSSTHDDKEVYYADVSYQKYVLEHCGVKVTGTYLVYLNGAYVFDGELRLDELFRITDISDNIKSEWAQIEANIKTAQVMLESAEEPALDLSVRCKSPYMCNFWGYCTRDLPKPSVFDLYNLFFAKKLACYKAGLISFESLERSGRISNDKQMRQIDFALHKRETHIDKQNIKRFLNGLSYPLYFLDFETMQPVIPKYIGTKPYAQIPFQYSLHYIEHDGGELLHKEFLAEPGTDPRRALAERLCEDIPMNVCITAYNKTFECTRIKELAEIFPDLSEHLLNICDHIVDLLVPFRSGWYYNRAMGGSFSIKSVLPAIFPDDPSLDYHNLEGIHNGGEAMNAFPAMEEMTAKEQKITRRNLLKYCELDTYAMVKVWKELRRAAE
- a CDS encoding AAA family ATPase — translated: MKEFEKIIGYEAIKRELIQISDVLANNEVYKKLGVTSPRGLLLHGDPGVGKTLMSSAVIAESGRKAFICRKDKPNGDFIKAIKKTFTDAKAAAPSIVFLDDMDKFTNGDDRHPDAEEYVTVQSCIDDIKGKEVFVLATANSLRALPRSLLRAGRFDRVIEVNNPRGEDAVKIINHYIKNKKFVGDIDAAVVAKIMDDRSCAELETVINEAGLYAGFERSDAITMEHFMKACLHTVYDVPNEVMNVAAPKTDLSNGKDKRARIVYHEAGHATVAEVLDPGTVTLISAYSSEGQSSGFTSYYRSNARHSTETRYAHICGSLGGIAALEQKYGIVDVGSSNDLDHAFGSVWDLVTENCVCGFSLHSNGFDDSSELRSKQEQAVSSELERWYRKTKEILSVNHDLFESIASELSEKGILTAADIGRIKHSCRVIPVVI